In the genome of Acidobacteriota bacterium, one region contains:
- a CDS encoding DUF507 family protein: protein MRIAREYTTYLAHALAERLQAEKLISAPDARGLAEVIHKALLEEFTVEDRINDEARAILQSHAAEMQQLGASYGDSFKKIKAELVRKHKVVL, encoded by the coding sequence ATGCGCATCGCCCGCGAATACACCACCTACCTCGCCCACGCGCTCGCCGAGCGGCTGCAGGCGGAAAAGCTGATCTCGGCGCCGGACGCACGCGGTCTGGCCGAAGTTATCCACAAGGCGCTGCTGGAGGAGTTCACCGTCGAAGACCGCATCAACGACGAGGCCCGCGCCATTCTGCAATCCCACGCTGCAGAAATGCAGCAGTTGGGCGCCAGCTACGGCGATTCCTTCAAGAAGATCAAGGCCGAGCTGGTGCGCAAGCACAAGGTGGTGCTATGA
- a CDS encoding M28 family peptidase has product MKRFPALLTAPIVIAAAALLLAAKPAPPKFGNANAITIHELETYDYFLASDQLEGRNTPSRGYDLAALYVASHLSEWGLAPGGSTSGTLGPLQPFFLPIDLASTNPVPQAMRMAITLPAPEGNNARLLRFFGGAAPLPAGTHALAYGHDWLVPAPRGRNAPPLTGGDIASAQLIFAGNGYVMGGHNPYQGLDVQGKVIVVAGQPPALSRYQHDLIASFLTRSARPEDPMRPGDLTPAQYASQHGALAVISAPSFTELSQMAQPGAGTLRFGPNGPNYRVAKFLAPTGASVPQIVAGSRLMDALFQGERLSAEEVMAQAGSGKLPSFALATGKTLSAHIAVATTHNHTEDVIGVLEGSDPVLKNQYVIMSAHLDHIGRSATPNCTQQNPVLAAGDATDFGLTMAADQHDCDGINNGGDDDGSGSTGLLGIAHAFATGAARGLRPKRTMIFLWNAGEEKGLWGSQYFVEFPPIDLSKVVVDLNMDMIGRTRPPGYVDPPHYRLVAPHEAFIVGPDISSDALEHTIEQVNNDFQKLDLNHFYDVTAPDAAHDNLGPGPRGQRIFYRSDHYNFAKMGIPIAFFTDGLHVDYHRVTDSPVKVDYTEIQQVAQTVAATAWTIGNEATSALPKLNAHLPQQLIRDMAQVKRAGWGQRTPVLAPLPGEPF; this is encoded by the coding sequence ATGAAGCGATTCCCTGCCCTGCTCACCGCTCCTATAGTAATCGCTGCCGCGGCATTGCTTCTGGCCGCCAAGCCCGCACCGCCAAAATTCGGCAACGCCAACGCGATTACCATCCACGAGCTGGAGACCTACGATTACTTCCTCGCCTCCGACCAGTTGGAAGGCCGTAATACGCCTTCACGCGGCTACGATTTGGCGGCGCTGTACGTCGCCAGCCACCTGAGCGAATGGGGCCTCGCGCCGGGCGGCAGCACCTCTGGCACCCTGGGTCCGCTGCAGCCCTTTTTTTTGCCCATCGATCTGGCCTCCACCAACCCTGTGCCCCAGGCCATGCGCATGGCGATCACCCTGCCGGCTCCGGAGGGCAATAACGCCCGTCTGCTGCGCTTTTTCGGCGGCGCCGCGCCCCTGCCGGCGGGCACGCACGCGCTCGCCTACGGCCACGACTGGCTGGTTCCTGCCCCGCGCGGCCGCAACGCGCCGCCCCTCACCGGCGGCGATATCGCCAGTGCCCAGCTCATCTTTGCCGGCAACGGTTATGTCATGGGTGGCCACAACCCCTATCAGGGTCTCGATGTGCAGGGCAAAGTCATTGTCGTCGCCGGCCAGCCGCCCGCACTGTCGCGCTACCAGCATGATCTGATCGCCAGCTTTCTCACCCGCAGCGCGCGGCCGGAAGATCCCATGCGGCCGGGCGACCTGACGCCCGCTCAGTACGCCTCCCAGCACGGCGCCCTGGCGGTGATTTCCGCGCCCAGCTTCACCGAACTGAGCCAGATGGCGCAGCCTGGCGCCGGCACCCTGCGCTTCGGTCCCAACGGCCCCAACTATCGCGTGGCCAAGTTTCTAGCTCCAACAGGAGCTTCGGTTCCTCAGATTGTGGCTGGCTCCAGACTCATGGACGCGCTGTTTCAGGGCGAACGGCTGAGCGCCGAAGAAGTCATGGCGCAGGCCGGCTCGGGCAAGCTGCCCAGTTTCGCCCTGGCAACCGGCAAGACCCTCTCCGCCCACATCGCCGTCGCCACCACCCATAACCACACCGAAGATGTGATCGGCGTGCTCGAGGGTTCCGATCCGGTGCTCAAAAACCAGTACGTCATCATGAGCGCCCACCTCGACCACATCGGCCGGAGCGCCACCCCCAACTGCACCCAGCAGAATCCGGTGCTCGCCGCCGGCGATGCCACCGACTTCGGACTGACCATGGCCGCCGATCAGCACGACTGCGATGGCATCAATAACGGCGGCGACGACGACGGCTCCGGCTCGACCGGCCTGCTGGGCATCGCCCACGCCTTTGCCACCGGCGCCGCGCGCGGCCTGCGCCCCAAACGCACTATGATTTTTCTCTGGAATGCGGGCGAGGAAAAAGGCCTGTGGGGTTCGCAGTACTTCGTCGAGTTCCCGCCCATCGATTTGAGCAAGGTGGTCGTGGACCTGAACATGGACATGATCGGCCGCACCCGTCCGCCCGGCTACGTCGATCCGCCCCATTACCGTCTGGTGGCGCCGCACGAGGCCTTTATCGTCGGCCCCGATATTTCCAGCGACGCGCTCGAACACACCATCGAGCAGGTCAACAACGACTTTCAGAAGCTCGACCTGAACCATTTCTACGACGTTACTGCCCCCGACGCCGCCCATGACAACCTCGGCCCCGGTCCGCGCGGCCAGCGCATCTTCTACCGCAGCGATCACTACAACTTCGCCAAGATGGGTATCCCCATCGCCTTCTTCACCGATGGCTTGCATGTGGACTATCACCGCGTCACCGACTCGCCGGTGAAGGTCGACTACACCGAAATCCAGCAGGTGGCCCAAACCGTCGCCGCCACGGCCTGGACCATCGGCAACGAAGCCACGAGCGCCCTGCCCAAGTTGAACGCCCACCTGCCGCAGCAGTTGATCCGCGATATGGCACAGGTGAAGCGCGCCGGCTGGGGCCAGCGTACGCCCGTGCTCGCGCCCCTGCCAGGGGAACCGTTCTAA
- a CDS encoding type II toxin-antitoxin system VapC family toxin, translated as MGGAPARSRHRKGPRAPSGGYRVAHSWRRPMKDFVLDSWALLCWLHNEPAAGAVEELWQGAGSGICALHMCILNLGEVFYITVRRRGWPAAEHIDAYVRSRVHIHAVPNDLVLRAASLKASHPISYADAFAAVTALEMDAPLVTGDPEIRAMARTVPQLQLHWLEN; from the coding sequence ATGGGCGGAGCGCCAGCACGATCGCGCCACCGAAAAGGCCCACGAGCGCCGTCTGGCGGATATCGGGTCGCGCACTCGTGGCGCCGCCCGATGAAGGATTTCGTTCTCGATTCCTGGGCTCTGCTGTGCTGGCTGCATAATGAACCAGCCGCAGGCGCAGTTGAGGAACTCTGGCAAGGCGCCGGCAGCGGAATTTGCGCGCTGCACATGTGTATCCTGAATCTCGGCGAGGTCTTCTACATCACCGTCCGCCGTCGTGGATGGCCCGCCGCGGAGCACATCGACGCCTATGTCCGCTCCCGGGTGCATATCCATGCCGTCCCCAACGACCTGGTATTGCGCGCAGCCTCCCTCAAAGCCTCCCATCCGATCTCGTACGCGGACGCGTTTGCGGCAGTTACCGCCCTGGAGATGGACGCTCCGTTAGTTACCGGCGATCCGGAGATCCGCGCGATGGCGCGGACCGTGCCGCAGCTCCAACTTCACTGGCTGGAGAATTAG
- the mutS gene encoding DNA mismatch repair protein MutS encodes MASAALETATPVMRQYLAAKRQHPEALLLFRLGDFYELFYEDAKTAAAVLDITLTSRNKEKGAPIPMCGVPWHAAETYIARLVQQGYKVALCEQMEDPKLTKTLVRREVTRVLTPGTVAFALPEADNRYLAALARSPEGNTVGWAVVDVSTGEFHATEFDGTVAASRVAEEQARWRPREILYAAPEAPLFAAAPADAAAAATLTPLEPWILEPAFAQGVLESHFGVLSLEGFGLSGRPWAQAAAGAIVHYVKETQRSTLAHIDRLGFYERQQGLVIDAVSARNLELVEPQFQGDGASTLRAVLDATCTPMGKRLLRQWMLAPSGELVEIRARHEAVAALVAEWSQREKLRETLGGIQDLERLLARVALDTALPRDLLALAASLDRVPEVKEGLRGQRPGVRGDEGAAGGGKGAGSDGAGRLGELAARLDACDALRAAVGAHLVEAPPATLAEGGYIRAGINAELDELRALAHGAKTAIAAIEARERERTTIGSLKIRFNNIFGYYIEVSKANLRLVPPDYERKQTLVNAERFTTAELKELERKILSAEERSRALELELFLGLRRQAAENAGAIRQDAAAIAEIDVLASFAHLAQERTYCRPEMTAEGILEILEGRHPVVERLMQGNAETFVPNSLALAPDAQRLLLVTGPNMGGKSTYLRQAALIVLMAHMGSFVPASSARIPLVDRIFTRIGASDNLARGRSTFMVEMTEAAVILNQATTRSLVILDEIGRGTSTYDGLALAWAMVEHLHDHTRALTLFATHYHELTALAAQLPGLRNAQVAVRESKDGIVFLRKVEAGEASRSYGIEVARLAGLPRAVIERARAVLREHEAPRPAAGAAGEMQLTLFTPQAQKIADRLAAVNPDTLTPLEALNLIAELKAALA; translated from the coding sequence ATGGCGTCGGCGGCTCTTGAAACGGCAACCCCGGTGATGCGGCAGTACCTGGCGGCCAAGCGGCAGCATCCCGAGGCGTTGCTGCTGTTTCGCCTCGGCGATTTCTACGAGTTGTTCTACGAGGACGCCAAGACCGCGGCGGCAGTGCTCGACATCACGCTCACCAGCCGCAATAAGGAAAAGGGCGCACCCATCCCCATGTGCGGGGTGCCCTGGCATGCGGCGGAAACCTATATCGCACGGCTGGTTCAGCAGGGGTATAAAGTAGCGCTGTGCGAGCAGATGGAAGACCCCAAGCTGACCAAGACCTTGGTCAGAAGGGAAGTCACACGGGTGTTGACGCCGGGCACGGTGGCGTTTGCGCTGCCGGAGGCGGACAACCGTTATCTCGCGGCACTGGCCCGCTCGCCCGAGGGAAACACGGTGGGCTGGGCGGTAGTCGATGTCTCAACCGGCGAATTCCATGCCACCGAATTTGACGGTACGGTGGCGGCGAGCCGGGTAGCGGAAGAGCAGGCGCGCTGGCGGCCGCGCGAGATTCTCTATGCGGCGCCGGAGGCGCCGCTATTTGCCGCCGCGCCTGCGGATGCTGCCGCGGCTGCGACGCTGACTCCGCTGGAGCCCTGGATTCTGGAACCCGCCTTTGCGCAGGGCGTGCTGGAGAGCCACTTTGGGGTGTTGTCGCTCGAAGGCTTCGGGCTCAGCGGGCGGCCGTGGGCACAAGCTGCGGCCGGGGCGATTGTGCATTACGTGAAAGAGACGCAGCGCAGCACGCTCGCCCACATCGACCGGCTGGGGTTTTATGAGCGCCAGCAGGGCCTTGTGATCGATGCGGTGAGCGCCAGAAACCTCGAGCTGGTCGAGCCGCAGTTTCAGGGCGACGGGGCCTCCACTTTACGGGCGGTGCTGGATGCGACCTGCACGCCCATGGGCAAGCGGTTGCTGCGGCAGTGGATGCTGGCGCCGAGCGGGGAGCTAGTGGAGATCCGGGCGCGGCACGAAGCCGTGGCCGCGCTAGTAGCCGAATGGAGCCAGAGGGAAAAGCTGCGGGAAACGCTCGGCGGGATTCAGGATCTGGAACGGCTGCTGGCGCGGGTGGCGCTCGATACCGCCCTGCCACGCGATCTGCTGGCGCTCGCCGCCTCGCTGGACCGGGTGCCGGAAGTGAAGGAAGGGCTCAGGGGCCAGAGGCCAGGGGTCAGAGGAGACGAGGGGGCAGCGGGAGGCGGGAAGGGTGCTGGGAGCGACGGTGCTGGCAGGCTGGGCGAACTGGCGGCAAGACTCGATGCCTGCGATGCGCTGCGGGCGGCGGTTGGGGCGCACCTGGTCGAGGCTCCGCCGGCGACGCTTGCCGAGGGGGGTTATATCCGGGCCGGCATCAACGCCGAGCTCGACGAGCTGCGGGCGCTGGCGCATGGCGCCAAGACCGCTATTGCCGCCATTGAAGCGCGGGAGCGGGAGCGGACTACGATTGGTTCCTTAAAGATCCGCTTTAACAATATTTTTGGCTACTATATCGAAGTTTCGAAAGCCAATTTGCGCCTCGTACCCCCCGATTATGAGCGCAAGCAGACGCTGGTCAATGCCGAGCGCTTCACTACGGCCGAGCTCAAGGAGTTGGAGCGGAAGATCTTGTCGGCGGAAGAGCGGTCGCGAGCGCTGGAGCTGGAGTTGTTTCTAGGGCTGCGGCGGCAGGCGGCGGAAAATGCCGGGGCGATCCGGCAGGATGCGGCGGCGATTGCGGAGATCGATGTGCTGGCTAGCTTCGCGCATTTGGCCCAGGAGCGCACCTACTGCCGACCGGAGATGACCGCCGAGGGGATCCTGGAAATACTCGAAGGGCGGCATCCCGTGGTGGAGCGGCTCATGCAGGGGAATGCCGAGACGTTTGTGCCCAATAGCCTGGCGCTCGCCCCGGACGCCCAGCGGCTGCTGCTGGTGACCGGGCCTAATATGGGAGGCAAGTCGACCTATCTGCGGCAGGCGGCGCTGATTGTGCTGATGGCGCACATGGGCAGCTTTGTGCCGGCTTCCTCCGCCCGCATTCCGCTGGTGGACCGGATTTTTACCCGCATCGGGGCGAGCGACAATCTGGCGCGCGGGCGCTCGACGTTCATGGTGGAGATGACCGAGGCGGCAGTGATTCTGAATCAAGCGACGACGCGCTCGCTGGTGATCCTCGATGAGATTGGCCGCGGCACCTCGACCTACGACGGGCTGGCGCTGGCCTGGGCGATGGTCGAGCATCTGCACGATCACACCCGCGCCTTGACGCTGTTTGCCACCCACTACCACGAGTTGACGGCGCTGGCGGCTCAGCTTCCGGGGTTGCGCAACGCCCAGGTAGCGGTGCGCGAGAGCAAGGATGGCATCGTGTTTTTGCGCAAGGTCGAAGCCGGCGAGGCCAGCCGCAGCTATGGCATTGAAGTCGCGCGGCTGGCCGGGCTGCCGCGCGCGGTGATCGAGCGCGCCCGCGCCGTACTGCGTGAGCACGAGGCGCCGCGTCCGGCGGCAGGCGCGGCGGGGGAGATGCAGCTCACGCTGTTTACCCCGCAGGCGCAGAAGATTGCCGATCGCCTGGCGGCGGTCAACCCCGACACGCTGACGCCGCTCGAAGCGCTCAATCTGATTGCCGAACTCAAGGCCGCGCTCGCGTGA
- a CDS encoding DUF507 family protein, with the protein MRVEREEEKPRISRDKVNKLSHVVVEALAARPEVSFHQDHNTVRLAVRRLLEQMFAGEAKMDEAVRAKITSQKKGILEGSDEWEILYRKYYQEELKRLGV; encoded by the coding sequence ATGAGGGTCGAACGGGAGGAGGAAAAGCCGCGCATCTCGCGCGACAAGGTGAACAAGCTCTCCCACGTGGTGGTGGAGGCGCTCGCGGCGCGGCCGGAGGTGAGTTTCCATCAGGACCACAACACCGTGCGGCTCGCGGTGCGGCGGTTGCTGGAGCAGATGTTCGCCGGTGAGGCCAAAATGGATGAGGCGGTGCGCGCCAAGATTACCTCGCAGAAAAAAGGGATTCTCGAGGGCTCCGACGAATGGGAGATCCTCTATCGCAAGTATTATCAGGAAGAACTGAAGCGCCTGGGAGTGTAA
- a CDS encoding anhydro-N-acetylmuramic acid kinase: MKSLRIAGVMSGTSADGIDVAVMRISPAWRWWLEATHHAAYSRSERQAILAAAGDQATTSEIAALHGALGRRIGRAVRACDLSSLNAVASHGQTVFHAGRRATLQLGDAAMVAALAGAAVISDFRAADIAQGGEGAPLVPWSDGKLFAHPTRPRVVLNLGGIANLTFLPAGGEPAGIRGFDTGPGNMALDAFMQQISNGRQAYDKNGDYAVLGRVQPELLQALLQHPYFRRQPPKSCGREQFGAAYVAGIRRRFPRFNRHDLMATLVALTAHTVARHLPQEATEVIAAGGGTRNRALMAALKEAAPQARFLRSEEFGVPSQFREAMAFAMLGAAHLRGVPANLPAVTGARRAVVLGSFTPAPPQ, from the coding sequence GTGAAATCCCTCCGTATCGCGGGGGTGATGTCGGGCACGTCGGCGGACGGCATCGATGTCGCCGTGATGCGCATCAGTCCTGCCTGGCGCTGGTGGCTGGAGGCGACCCATCATGCCGCCTATAGCCGGAGCGAACGGCAGGCGATTCTGGCGGCCGCGGGCGACCAGGCCACAACCTCGGAAATTGCCGCGTTGCATGGAGCGCTGGGACGGCGGATCGGGCGTGCGGTGCGAGCCTGCGACCTCAGCTCGCTGAACGCGGTTGCATCGCATGGCCAGACCGTTTTCCACGCGGGCCGGCGGGCGACGCTGCAGTTGGGGGATGCGGCCATGGTCGCGGCGCTCGCGGGCGCGGCGGTGATCAGCGACTTCCGTGCGGCCGACATTGCCCAGGGCGGGGAAGGAGCGCCGCTTGTGCCCTGGTCGGATGGCAAGCTGTTCGCGCACCCCACTCGGCCGCGTGTGGTGTTGAACCTGGGGGGCATCGCCAACCTGACGTTCCTGCCCGCGGGCGGCGAGCCGGCGGGCATTCGGGGTTTTGACACGGGGCCAGGGAATATGGCGCTCGATGCCTTCATGCAGCAGATATCAAATGGACGGCAAGCCTATGACAAAAATGGGGATTACGCGGTGCTAGGCCGGGTGCAGCCGGAGCTGCTACAGGCACTATTGCAGCACCCCTATTTCCGCCGCCAGCCGCCAAAGTCCTGTGGCCGCGAGCAGTTTGGCGCCGCATATGTGGCCGGGATTCGCCGCCGCTTTCCGCGGTTCAATCGGCACGACCTGATGGCCACGCTGGTCGCGCTAACGGCCCATACCGTGGCCCGGCATCTGCCGCAAGAAGCCACCGAAGTGATCGCCGCAGGCGGGGGCACGCGCAACCGGGCGCTGATGGCCGCGCTGAAGGAGGCGGCGCCGCAGGCCCGCTTTCTCCGCTCGGAGGAGTTCGGTGTGCCCTCCCAGTTCCGCGAGGCGATGGCGTTTGCGATGCTGGGCGCCGCCCATCTGCGCGGCGTGCCGGCGAACCTGCCGGCGGTGACCGGCGCCCGCCGCGCCGTGGTGCTCGGTAGCTTTACCCCCGCGCCTCCCCAATAG
- a CDS encoding DUF3467 domain-containing protein: protein MSVPANAPRVRVTQNADYREVYANSVQIRPSTWDFLLQFGLLEQKAADEVEVHLSQGIYLSPQQAKAVLHLLKTHLDSYEKAFGEVQLQPLNLPGAVQ, encoded by the coding sequence ATGAGTGTTCCTGCCAATGCGCCGCGCGTGCGCGTCACCCAAAACGCCGATTACCGCGAGGTCTACGCCAACTCGGTGCAAATCCGCCCCTCCACCTGGGACTTCCTGCTGCAGTTCGGCCTGCTGGAGCAGAAGGCGGCCGATGAAGTCGAGGTCCATCTCAGCCAGGGCATCTATTTGAGCCCGCAGCAGGCCAAGGCGGTGCTGCATCTGCTGAAGACACACCTCGACAGCTACGAGAAAGCCTTTGGCGAGGTGCAACTGCAGCCGCTGAACCTGCCCGGGGCCGTGCAATAG
- a CDS encoding (deoxy)nucleoside triphosphate pyrophosphohydrolase produces the protein MDAQGQQSSAKPALQVVAAILRRDGKILICQRAAAGRHPLRWEFSGGKVEAGETEPEALARELAEELALRIGPEQIGPLVARLQHRYGELAVELAFYAVAAPAAEPQNRVFAAIRWEAATSLEAYDFLEADRPLLPRLAKL, from the coding sequence GTGGACGCACAAGGTCAACAGAGTAGCGCAAAACCGGCGCTTCAGGTAGTCGCGGCGATTCTGCGCCGGGATGGCAAAATCCTCATCTGCCAGCGCGCGGCCGCGGGCCGCCATCCGCTGCGCTGGGAGTTTTCCGGCGGCAAGGTGGAGGCGGGGGAAACCGAGCCCGAAGCCTTAGCCCGCGAGCTGGCCGAAGAGCTGGCCCTGCGCATTGGTCCGGAGCAAATCGGTCCTCTCGTAGCCCGCCTGCAGCACCGCTATGGCGAGTTGGCGGTCGAGCTGGCCTTCTACGCAGTCGCGGCCCCGGCCGCGGAACCGCAGAACCGCGTTTTCGCGGCCATCCGCTGGGAGGCGGCTACATCGCTCGAGGCCTACGATTTCCTGGAAGCCGACCGTCCCCTGCTGCCGCGGCTCGCAAAACTGTAA